The region GCCTTCGGGCACGAGGTGGGCAACCGGGTGCTGACCGCCGTGGCCGGGCACCTGCGCGAGGTGTTCGACGGGGTCGGGCAGGTGGCCCGGATCGGGCCGGACGAGTTCGGCGTGCTGCTGCGCGACCCGGCGGACACGCCGACGGTCATCGCGCTGGTCGAGGAGGCCGTGGACCGGCTCGCCGAACCGGTGTGGGTGGGGGAGAACGGGATCGGCGTGACGGCCAGCGTCGGCATCGTGGCGCGCCCGGCGCGCGGCGCGGACGCCGCCGACCTGCTGCGCTGCGCGGACGTGACGCTGCGGTGGGCGAAGGACGACGGCAAGGCGCAGTGGGCGCTCTACGACCCGGACCGCGACCGCCGCACCCGCTCGCAGCTGGTGCTCGCGGCGTCCATCTCGGGCGGGCTGGAGCAGGGCGACTTCCGGGTCGACTACGAGCCCGTCTACGCCCTGGCCGACCGGTCGCTGATCGCCGTCGAGGCCAGGCTCGGCTGGGACCACCCCGAGCACGGGCTGCTCGACCCGCACGCGCTGGCGACGCTGTCGGCGTGCACCGGGATGGCGGTGCGGCTGGGCCGGTGGGCGATGGAGCAGGCGTGCCGGCAGGCGGGTGCCTGGTTCGCCGAGTTCGGCCCGGCCGCGCCGGTGCTGACCATGGACCTGACGGCGCGGCAGTGCCAGGAGCCGGAGCTGGTCGCCGAGGTGCGGCGGGTCCTGCGCGAGAGCGACCTGCCCGCGGCCCTGCTGCGGTTCGAGCTGGGCGAGCGGCTGCCCGCGCTGATCACCGAGGACCAGGCGGAGGAGCTGGGCATCCTCGCCGAGCACGGGGTCCGGTTCGTGCTGGACCAGCTCGGCGGCGGCAACGTCCCGCCGGACCGGCTGCGACGCATCCCGCTGCACGGCGTGAAGTTCCAGGGCTCGCCGGTCCACGGGTTGGCGGAGGGCGCGAACCCGGCCGACGAGAGCGCCGCGGTGGCGTTGCTGGGCTGGGCGCGCACGCTGGACGTCCCGCTGTACGCGGCGGGCGTCGGCACGCCGTTCGAGGCGCGGCGGCTGCGCGAGCTGGGGGTGACCGGCGCGCAGGGGCCGCTGTTCGGCGCGTCGCCGCTCACCGCCGACGAGGTCCGCGGGCTTCTTGGCAAGTCCTAGGCGGACGCTCAGGTTGTTCCTAGCCTGCACGGCTTTGCTGGACGCATGACACCGGACTTCCCCGCGATGAGCGGCTCCCTGCACCAGGCCCCGCACAGCGTCGGCCCCCTCGGTCCTCTCGGTCACCGGCCGCAGCCGGCAGCGCCCGCGCCCAAGCCGTTCTGGCGGCGGACCGGCACGGTGGTGACGTCGGCGGCGCTGATCGCCGCGCTGTTCGGCGGCGTCACCGGCGGCGTGGTGGGCGCGATGAACGCGCCGGACCCGACGGTCGGCACGGCCGGCGCGTCAGTGGCGTTGCAGACGTCTAACCAGTCCACTGTGGACGTCAGCGCGATCGCGGCGAAGGTGCTGCCCAGCGTGGTCCAGGTGAACGTGGCGACGGCGCAGGGGCAGGGCATCGGCTCGGGCGTCGTGCTGTCGGCCGACGGGCGGATCCTGACCAACAACCACGTGGTGTCGGGCGCGCAGCAGGTGTCGGTGACGTTGGACGACGGCCGGACGGTCGACGCG is a window of Saccharothrix espanaensis DSM 44229 DNA encoding:
- a CDS encoding S1C family serine protease: MTPDFPAMSGSLHQAPHSVGPLGPLGHRPQPAAPAPKPFWRRTGTVVTSAALIAALFGGVTGGVVGAMNAPDPTVGTAGASVALQTSNQSTVDVSAIAAKVLPSVVQVNVATAQGQGIGSGVVLSADGRILTNNHVVSGAQQVSVTLDDGRTVDAKVLGTDPTSDLAVVQAQGVSGLTPAAFADSDGVKIGDQVVAIGSPEGLQGTVTSGIVSALDRKVTVPGETRRSTPVNYQAIQTDASINPGNSGGPLINAAGQVVGINSAIYSPASDSGSAGSVGIGFAIPANQAKQIADQLT
- a CDS encoding putative bifunctional diguanylate cyclase/phosphodiesterase, which encodes MVDHADTAAGGELGAFALARDEFARRWASALGETARSAGPRLVDLLAEHSGRLHAAVRHDPYPAASVQQVGRSLAEFDLDSATTLERSLAFLGEHLLAHFGLPAERTGRLMTVIGGIAAGYSDALRAHTLDQQEPTRSASVRTLRKAEAALRVSEAKLHAVFRTNAVAIALTGMDSEILDFNDALLAMLDYTADELTERTARELVHPDDRAAVTGITGALAAGTHENVRAELRLVRSDGETVPVFIAVSLVRDDAGAPAYHVTMIESLDEVRALQSQLVRQSLNDVQTGLANRAQFLGWLEGAVGAKGPDSVALAVFDVDGFRVVNDAFGHEVGNRVLTAVAGHLREVFDGVGQVARIGPDEFGVLLRDPADTPTVIALVEEAVDRLAEPVWVGENGIGVTASVGIVARPARGADAADLLRCADVTLRWAKDDGKAQWALYDPDRDRRTRSQLVLAASISGGLEQGDFRVDYEPVYALADRSLIAVEARLGWDHPEHGLLDPHALATLSACTGMAVRLGRWAMEQACRQAGAWFAEFGPAAPVLTMDLTARQCQEPELVAEVRRVLRESDLPAALLRFELGERLPALITEDQAEELGILAEHGVRFVLDQLGGGNVPPDRLRRIPLHGVKFQGSPVHGLAEGANPADESAAVALLGWARTLDVPLYAAGVGTPFEARRLRELGVTGAQGPLFGASPLTADEVRGLLGKS